TGCAGATCGTGGAGTTCGGCCAGAGAATCCAGCCGCGACAGCGTGAGCAACTGTTCAACAACACGTGAGGTGCGGTCAATGCCCTGGTGAAGGTGAAAGAGCGCCCGATCTCTGACCTGAACGTCATTTTCTGCCAGCTGGGCCACCTCTGCCTGTACCTTCAGGGCGGCCAGCGGGCTGCGGAGTTCGTGGGCTGCATCAGAGGTAAAGCGTCGCTCCCGCTGCATAAAAGCTTCTGTACGGTCGAACAGCTGGTTTAAAGCTTCGACCAGCGGCCTGACCTCCAGCGGCAGAGTTTCCGTCGGCAGCCTGCTGTTGTCGCCCGGCGGACGGTGCTGTAGCTTTTGCGCCAGTTTACGCAGCGGAGCAAGTTCGGTACTGACTAGCCAGATCAGCAAGACCAGCATCAGCGGCAGCGCGATGAGCCAGGGCGTTAACTGGGCAGAAACGATATCCAGAGCCATATCGTTTCTGTAGTCCCACTCCTGGCCGACCACAATGCGGAAGCGGCCGTCCGGCGTTGTCAGCCACACCAGCCGCCACAGAATCGTCATCGTGCTCCAGCTGCCCATCCACGAACCCGTCTCTGTGCCAGGAGTAGGTCAGCCCCTTGCCGCTATCGCCGTCATTGAGAACCAGCCTGCCGTCCGCCGTGAAAATGGCGAAGGCGAGCGTGTCATCATCAAGCTTACCGCGATGCTTTTTCAGCATGTTTTTACTGCGAGGAAGCTGTGATTCCGCGTTTGTTGCGACGTCAAAATCCAGCACGCTTAACCGCTTGGCAAACAGCAGTTGCTGGGTGTCAAAAAGCTTGTTTAATGATTTTCGCGCCTCGTACCACGCGGCGATGCTGGCAAAGGCGGCGGCGGCAAGGGTAAGCACGATAAAGCCCGCAGTCAGGCGCGTGCGCAGGCTTTTGGTCAGCGTCCTCAGCATGCATCACCCAGGGTATAGCCGATACCGTGCACGGTGCGAATAAAACGGCTGCCGAGTTTTTTGCGAAGATGGTGGATGTGAACTTCAAGGGCGTTGCGTGACACCTCATCATCCCAGTTATAGATTTTTTCCTCGATTAAGGTGCGCGGCAGTACGCGCCCGGCGTTGCGCATGAGCAGCTCGAGCAGGGCAAACTCTTTGGGTTTGAGCAGCAGGGCTTCACCGTTGAGCGTGGCGGTGAGGTTTGTCGGGGAGAGCACGACGCTACCGTAGGTCAGTTCAGGTTGGGCGTGGCCGTGAGCCCGGCGGATAAGCACCTGCAGGCGAACGGCCACTTCGGCAAGGGCAAAAGGCTTGCAGAGGTAGTCGTCTGCGCCAAGCTGGAGCCCTTCAATACGCTCGTCCAGCGAGTCTCTGGCGGTTAAAATCAGCACCGGTTCGTTGTGCCCCTCTTTTCGCCAGCGGCGAAGAATGTCCAGGCCATCCATACCGGCAGGCTAAGATCCAGCACCACGGCGTCGTAAGGCGCCTGACCGAGCGCGGCGCGCCCATGCTCGCCTTCGCTAAACCAGTCCACCGCAAACCCCATTTTCACCAGGCCGGCTTTGATGCCGTCGCCAATCAGCGGATCGTCCTCAATTAATAACAGGCGCATGGCGCACTCCTTGTTGCTGCCGTTAAGGCTTGAAGTAAATACCCGAACTTCCTGTCTGTACAGCAGAAAAGCCCGGCTATTCGGTCAGGGCCGCAAAGGCAGAATAAAAACCGTTTCTGCCGCAGGAATTAAGATCCCGCTAAGATTTGGGCGTTTTACTGGGCGCTGAGAAACATAAGGAGAATCATATTATGAAAAAGACTGCTGCATTGTTCGCCATCATCGCCCTTACCTCCGCCCCTCTGTTTGCCGCACAAACCGGCGGCTTTGTTGATCCAAATGCGCCCGGGCAAACGCAGCCGGCAGAGCAGGGCGGCTTCGTCGGTCCGGCGGGGAGTAAAACCACCGTGAAGCAGGCTAAAACACTCTCTGATGACACCTGGGTCACGCTGACCGGCAAAATTGAGCAGCGCATAGGTGGCGATGACTACATCTTCCGCGACGCGACCGATAGCATCAACGTGGATATCGGTCATAAGCGCTGGAACGGCCAAACGGTGACCCCGCAGGACACCGTTGAAATTCAGGGTAAAGTGGATAAAGACTGGAACTCGATTGAAATCGACGTGAAGCAAATTAACAAACTGAAGTAACGGCGAAAAAGCGGCAAGCCTTCCCGTGCTGCCGCTTTGGATAAAGCTATTCATCGCTATGACTCGACAGGCCAGATAAGGTACTATCGGCGGCAATTACGCCGATTGTGGCCACAATCGGCTCGTCAGTTTGAGGATGAATGAGCAATGAGTGATTTGACTCATGATGGTGCTGAGCGTCTTGCGCTGCACGAATTCACGGAAAATGCGTATCTCAACTACTCCATGTACGTCATCATGGACCGTGCCCTGCCGTTTATCGGCGACGGGCTGAAGCCGGTTCAGCGTCGAATCGTATATGCGATGTCAGAGCTGGGGCTAAACGCCAGCGCAAAATTCAAAAAATCTGCCCGTACCGTGGGTGATGTGCTGGGTAAATACCATCCGCACGGCGACAGCGCCTGTTATGAAGCGATGGTGCTGATGGCGCAGCCGTTCTCTTACCGTTATCCGCTGGTGGACGGGCAGGGGAACTGGGGCGCGCCGGACGATCCTAAGTCCTTTGCCGCGATGCGTTATACCGAATCCCGCCTGTCGAAATATGCTGAGCTGCTGCTCGGAGAGCTCGGCCAGGGGACGGTAGATTACATCCCGAACTTTGATGGCACGCTGCAGGAGCCGAAGATGCTGCCTGCGCGTTTACCGAACATCCTGCTTAACGGGACGACCGGCATCGCCGTGGGCATGGCCACCGACATTCCTCCTCACAACCTGCGTGAGGTTGCCCAGGCCGCCATTACTCTGATTGACCAGCCCAAAACCACGCTCGACAGCCTGCTGGATATCGTTCACGGCCCGGATTATCCGACCGAGGCGGAGATCATTACGCCGCGTGAGGACATCCGCAAAATTTATCAGAACGGGCGTGGCTCCGTCCGTATGCGTGCGGTGTGGCGTAAAGAAGACGGTGATGTTGTTATTACCGCGCTGCCTCACCAGGTGTCGGGCGCTCGCGTACTGGAGCAGATTGCCAGCCAGATGCGTGCGAAAAAGCTGCCAATGGTGGAAGACCTGCGCGACGAGTCGGACCATGAGAACCCGACGCGGCTGGTGATTGTCCCTCGTTCTAACCGCGTGGATCTCGAGCAGGTGATGAACCACCTCTTCGCG
This region of Cedecea lapagei genomic DNA includes:
- a CDS encoding YgiW/YdeI family stress tolerance OB fold protein encodes the protein MKKTAALFAIIALTSAPLFAAQTGGFVDPNAPGQTQPAEQGGFVGPAGSKTTVKQAKTLSDDTWVTLTGKIEQRIGGDDYIFRDATDSINVDIGHKRWNGQTVTPQDTVEIQGKVDKDWNSIEIDVKQINKLK